The Pleurodeles waltl isolate 20211129_DDA chromosome 6, aPleWal1.hap1.20221129, whole genome shotgun sequence genome has a segment encoding these proteins:
- the RGS3 gene encoding regulator of G-protein signaling 3 isoform X6 — translation MPFFRDSNKTPSLDFHAEMLLAVHRSKNAQASVQRRHTMKEAKDMKNRLGLFRRRNESPGANPGSKLDKATKTIRPLPEDALKWGESFDKLLLHKYGLALFRAFLRTEFSEENLEFWLACEDYKKIKSQSKMISKAKKIFAEYIAIQSCKEVNLDSCTREHTKDNLLNISRTCFDLAQKRIYGLMEKDSYPRFLRSDMYLDLINQKKPILPL, via the exons ATGCCCTTCTTCCGCGACAGCAACAAGACACCGAGCCTGGACTTCCACGCGGAGATGCTGCTGGCCGTGCACCGCAGCAAGAACGCGCAGGCCAGCGTGCAGCGCCGGCACACCATGAAAGA GGCCAAAGACATGAAGAACCGCCTGGGCCTGTTTCGGAGGCGGAACGAGTCCCCGGGAGCCAACCCCGGGAGCAAGCTGgacaaagccacgaaaaccatccG GCCTCTGCCCGAAGATGCTCTCAAGTGGGGCGAATCCTTCGACAAGCTACTACTGCACAAAT ATGGTCTGGCTTTATTCCGAGCTTTCCTGCGCACTGAGTTCAGCGAAGAGAACCTTGAGTTCTGGCTTGCTTGTGAAGACTACAAAAAAATTAAATCGCAGTCCAAGATGATTTCAAAggccaaaaaaatatttgcagaataTATTGCAATCCAGTCGTGCAAAGAG GTGAACTTAGATTCCTGCACCAGGGAACACACCAAAGACAACCTTCTGAACATCAGCCGGACCTGCTTTGACCTGGCCCAGAAAAGGATATACGGACTGATGGAGAAAGACTCCTATCCCAGATTTCTTCGCTCGGACATGTACTTGGATTTAATCAATCAGAAGAAGCCTATCCTGCCCTTGTAG